Proteins found in one Quercus robur chromosome 2, dhQueRobu3.1, whole genome shotgun sequence genomic segment:
- the LOC126713897 gene encoding membrane protein PM19L-like, protein MAVGRRSRDLIGPLLVVNFVVCLIVLGLAGWSLDKYIDGEQNHPHLGGNSSTSFMLIFALIAGVVGACSVLPGLVHLRAWRSDSLAVAGSLAVLSWAITALAFGLVCKEIILGGRRGKRLQTLEGLIFISLLSQLLYMGVLHAGVFDNSYGPGYRSYDVDNDHAGGATAMGHEPQNPGTSDVI, encoded by the exons ATGGCTGTTGGAAGGCGTAGTAGAGACCTGATAGGTCCTCTTTTGGTGGTCAACTTTGTGGTGTGTCTTATTGTTCTTGGACTGGCTGGATGGTCCCTTGACAAGTATATTGATGGTGAACAGAATCATCCAc ATTTGGGTGGGAATTCATCAACAAGCTTTATGTTGATCTTTGCTTTGATAGCTGGGGTGGTTGGTGCTTGTTCTGTGCTTCCTGGGCTAGTGCATCTTCGGGCATGGCGGAGTGACAGTTTGGCTGTGGCAGGCTCTTTAGCAGTTCTCTCCTGGGCCATTACAGCTCTTGCTTTCGG tCTGGTATGCAAGGAAATCATTTTGGGAGGACGCAGAGGTAAACGTCTG CAAACATTGGAGGGCCTCATATTCATATCACTACTGAGTCAGTTGCTGTATATGGGGGTTCTGCATGCTGGGGTGTTTGACAACAGCTATGGACCAGGTTATCGTAGCTACGACGTCGACAATGACCATGCTGGTGGCGCCACTGCCATGGGTCATGAACCCCAGAATCCCGGAACTTCTGATGTAATCTGA